One window of Epinephelus fuscoguttatus linkage group LG9, E.fuscoguttatus.final_Chr_v1 genomic DNA carries:
- the LOC125894709 gene encoding uncharacterized protein LOC125894709 isoform X4, translated as MIRDSHSKAQVHSREIQRKMQEKREVKRTTSLQQQQSMLDGGQMQGDPAQPSSLPAADQASCATYQLWKETYQIVEVDQLLTNTSHTWPSQAADQASTSTSLLWLQQEPDQLSTNTSRGCPGQQTKLRPLDSMPTHANTTPFSGKKSLISKHSLWHHCRRKKRMRISSLQKASFLIFHACWQSRKELSN; from the exons ATGATCAGGGACAGTCACAGTAAAGCACAGGTCCACAGCAGGGAGATTCAGAGGAAGATGCAGGAGAAGAGGGAAGTGAAGA GGACGACGAgtttacaacagcaacaaagcaTGTTGGATGGAGGACAAATGCAG GGGGATCCAGCCCAGCCCTCATCTCTACCGGCAGCAGACCAGGCCTCCTGCGCTACATACCAGCTCTGGAAGGAGACCTACCAGATAGTGGAAGTGGACCAGCTCTTGACCAACACATCCCACACTTG gCCATCACAGGCAGCAGATCAGGCCTCGACCAGCACATCCCTGCTCTGGCTTCAACAGGAACCAGACCAGCTCTCAACCAACACATCCAGAG GATGCCCGGGGCAGCAAACCAAGCTTCGACCACTCGACAGCATGcccacacacgcaaacacaacGCCTTTCAGCGGCAAGAAATCACTAATTTCCAAGCACAGCTTGTGGCATCAttgcaggaggaaaaaaaggatgaGGATTTCCTCTTTGCAAAAAGCATCGTTCCTAATCTTCCACGCCTGTTGGCAATCAAGAAAGGAGCTGTCAAACTGA